The genomic window TTATGCTTGATCGATCTCCCAATTTGTGAGGACTCATTGTCctgaaatttcaataaaaattttgaagCAATCTCTCAGAGACCTATTCCTTTCCACCCTCACTTAATTTAACTACAATCTTGCCCGTGTAATTCAGGCGCTTCTCATTCAACACTTGAACTAACTATTTCTGTCAGATAAATTTCCGGTTAACGTAAACCAAGCATTGAACAAAAGTGGTATGGTCACAAAAGATGCATGTCAGAAACCTCTTCCCGTTATTTACCTTCATGTATCAACTGTAGTCTCTTTCATTTTAGATGTTGTCTACATTTCATCACTAAACCCCTTTCACTTAGAAATAAGTCGCATGATGTTGGACCATGGCAAGCATGTACTCTGTGAGAAACCACTTTGTATGAATGAGGATCAAACGTTGGAATTGATAGGACATTCGCATAGCAAAGGCTGTTTCCTTATGGAGGGAATTTGGTCACGTTGTGTACCCGCATATCAATACATACGCAAACAGATCGAGAGCAACACCCTGGGTGAGGTGCTCAATGTTAATTGCACATTCGGTTTGCCAATGGAAAAAGTCGGCCGTGTAATGTAAGTGATGTATAGTGGATGAGTAAATCATTTACTTATTACTTATCTCTGAATTTGTATTTCCTCTTAGGCGGCGTAGTCTTGGTGGTGGTGTTACACTTGAATTGGGTGTCTATGCTTTACAGTTCGCATTGTGGATATTCGGATATTTCCCACAAAATATCATGGCTAATGGTACATTGAATAAGGATGGTGTTGATGAAGAAGCTAATATTGTGCTACATTATGGACCTGATCGGAAAGCTGAACTAATGCTTAGCAGTCTGAAACGATTCGATAATA from Eurosta solidaginis isolate ZX-2024a chromosome 3, ASM4086904v1, whole genome shotgun sequence includes these protein-coding regions:
- the LOC137245998 gene encoding trans-1,2-dihydrobenzene-1,2-diol dehydrogenase-like, with protein sequence MLLCILVYSWHASQQKSSDQRWRPTTKYPTLFHNFSVSLQPAPGDTGKSCGVDYELKAFVDVVYISSLNPFHLEISRMMLDHGKHVLCEKPLCMNEDQTLELIGHSHSKGCFLMEGIWSRCVPAYQYIRKQIESNTLGEVLNVNCTFGLPMEKVGRVMRRSLGGGVTLELGVYALQFALWIFGYFPQNIMANGTLNKDGVDEEANIVLHYGPDRKAELMLSSLKRFDNKAIIKGTDGTMTVPDYWCPVKIIDVNGEEKEFPLPKSDLSTYFPNRLALSFEAEEVRHCILEHKTQSDLLDHKESLAL